The bacterium DNA segment ATAAATTGCAGCAGCAGAACCATCGGCATATGTAGGATTGTTATAACTATCTAAAACCTGAATTTCATAAATTCCCATCATAAAAACACCACTATTTCCTCTCCCCTGCCCTTCACCTTCTATCTTTTCAGGAGATGCCCATTCTATATGTAATTGACAATCCCCAAATTCTTCTTTGGTTTTTATATTCCCCGTCTGTGGAACAACTTCCATATAACCATTTTCTACTTTCCATTCTGCCTTTCTACCATCTAAGTGAACCCATCCACAAAGACATTTTCCATCAAAAAGAATTTTTGCATCTGAAGGTGGAATACCTGCCTTTTCCTGAGTACCTGGTGTTCCTGGGGCCACCACTGGTGGATATGGTCTATTCCTATCGTGGACTTTATACTTTGAACCAGGAATTAAAGGCGTATCATCATAACCAGGCCTTTCTTTTTCCATTTTTTTCTCCTCCCCCTTTTTTTATTTTATTTTTTCATCGGATATAAAGGCAGTTCTTTTACAAACAGGACATATAATTTTCATTATATCTGTTCTTTGTATTGGTAGAATAACTTTTTCTTGTTCTTCTGTCTTTATATTCAAATTTTTTATAATGTTTGT contains these protein-coding regions:
- a CDS encoding DUF1080 domain-containing protein, translated to MEKERPGYDDTPLIPGSKYKVHDRNRPYPPVVAPGTPGTQEKAGIPPSDAKILFDGKCLCGWVHLDGRKAEWKVENGYMEVVPQTGNIKTKEEFGDCQLHIEWASPEKIEGEGQGRGNSGVFMMGIYEIQVLDSYNNPTYADGSAAAIYGQFPPLVNACRKPGEWQTYDIVWLCPRFKGEKLISPAIITLFHNGIVVHYHREILGPTAHKQILPYKPHPNKGPLMLQDHSNPVRFRNIWYRDLYLDNEK